The window caaaATCCCGAAttaatcacaaaaaataaacaaaattaaagagagAAAAGTGATCAAATCCAAAACCCAGTTGAACCCTTTTCATCTCTTGCACAAAGCTCGAATCTTTGACCATTAAATAGtgaaaaaaaacatagaaatcCACATCCAATCAGGAAACAAAAATACGATTTTTCAGAGACCCAAAAGTACCCTCTCACATTCTTGTCAAAAATCAATCTCCATAGACAAAACCTTAGAGATTAAGCAAATGAAACGAAAACCCAAATCGAAAAAGGAGATAAGGTTTTCGATTCCAGAGAGacagaggagagagggagagagagagggagagagagagagagagacagacacaggaggagggggaggaataataacaaataataattaataaataaataaataaaaacaaataaataataaaggcAATTATGGAGAGAGATggtttttttgtgtgtatacAGATGGATATCTATCTGTTCTTTCTCGGGTCTGCGAGCAGAAACTCTCTGGGTTGTGAGAACCCGAAAAGGCCCATGGAGGTGGGAGATAAGAATACAGAGTAAATGAGTGATGAAGAATTGAAGATGGAATGTTACAGAAGGGCAATTGTGGAAAGTGAATAAAGTTTTGGGTTTGAGAAAGAGGTGTGGTGGGAGTTGGATTGGAGGGACATTTGCAGACATACCTATCTTCTCTCTCCAATTTGCCATCTctctcttttgtttgtttttcccCTTCTCTAAAAAAACGCAAGTTTTGGCCAGCTTGGAGGacattttagagagagagagtagtaaggtggggagagagagagagagagagagaggaatggaGAAGAAAAGGGCAGTTCTATGTATCAAACTGGCAGCTGTTTGTTCATGGCTTTTTGCAGTTTGTAGGCTTCTAGCTGAGAAAGGCTTTTTTTACCCCACTTTGGGGCTTTGAGACGGTGAAGtgttaaaattaccaaaatatcctCATTGAATTTTCAGATTTAAGTCAAGATTCTTAtaaatttatttcttttattttttattttttatttttgtccttCCCTTGCTAGAATTTTTGAGAGTTGCGATGAGACGTGAAGATTTCATAAAAACTTGATGTTGATTGAAAATCCAATCTGTAAGACCTTTTCTTACATTTGCAAAGTGTATTAATGATCTTTTATTGCAAACTAAGTAATTATGCTACCAATTAAGATAGCATTTCTAAGTTCTAATACCACAAATGCATTCGGTAAAATTTGAATTCCGAACCTCTTTCTGACATATTTGATAGAGATCGTCTCTCTAGACTAAATTACCATATGCCCCATCACAACGTCGAAGCTGCAAACACGTTTGGCGAATTGGTCTCAAGTCTCTCAATCCGCTTTGTTTGCGGTTCTAAGATGGCAGCACTCACTGCGAACACACGTTTTATCCAGATGGGTATGGCGACAGTGGAACAATCAAGCAGTATACATCATTTTGCTTCTAAAGCTCAAAGATACAGTAAAATTATGTTCAAAACCATCTACAATTTCCAATCGGAGATTCACATTTATGAAAGAGTAAAAACGTGATACAAATCTCTCTTCCAATTCCACGGTACACAAAGGGCCACTACTTCGATTCACATTCATATGCCTTTGAATGACTTCCCCTTTGAATAACTTCCGGCTGCTACTTCAGTTGGTGAGGATTGCCCACCCTCGGATTCAGTCGACTGTTCAGGCTTCTTGAACTGCACCACGATCATGGTCATGTTATCGCATCCCTCACCATCAGCAGTTGATGGCGCCAAGCACCTATCAAGGGCTCTCTCGCACACCACAGATAGCTTGCTTTCCTGCATGATATACAATGGTAAGCGTCAGAGAGAACTCACAGAAGTAATAACTGAGAGCACTCTTACCCCCTTAAGTAGCATATCACTTAATACCGAACCACTTCAACTACGTTGCGAAAGTGTCGTCGGTGTTTTCAAACCAGAAAAACCAATGAGAAAGAGAAATATGCACTCACCGAGAGTAGTTGTTCATGTACAAAATCTACCACTTGCTGGCTAGACATACAGTCCCtgtaagaaattaacaaaaatatcaaCTCAATTTCCGACAATCATACCATAACTTAAAAACATTAAACTGAGTTACCAAGAACAGAATCATATCAGCAAGCATAtattgcacaaaaaaaaaaaaaaaaaaatgaagacagAGAAAGAAAAGCTTAAGACGCATACCAGATGCCATCACATGCTAGCACAATAAATTCGTCGTCGTCGCACAGCTCAacctaattaaaatataattaaataaattaaaatggaaGACGAAATTATAGCCAATAACTGTTGGTGAATATTTTTGCCTTTACAATAAAACAGGTACCAAAACAATTTTGGGAAACTTCAAAATGTAGATAGCCCCAGAAAATATCTTGTGAAAATTTTCAGTGTTGCAAGTATATACATACAGTGTTTATGTCCGGACTGGCAGTTACAATTTGTTTTTCAGCTGGCAAAAATTTATTCTGCTTAAATTCCATGTCACCTGCAGTACATGCAAAATTAATGACAAAAAGCTCTCCACTTAGCTCCCTCCTCCAGAAATATGCGCATGCACTCAAACACTTAATTTCCAGACATCCATAAGttcaaacataatttaattcCTTTGGATACAGATCTAACGGAGATTTTGGAAAGCTAGTTTACTAAGAATTCACATGCATGCAGTAAAATTACCTATAGCTCTTGCAAGATTCAAACTTCCATTGACTCGTCCTGCATGGATAAAACCACCAGCTTTTAAAATCCTCTCCTTCTCAAGCTCAAGATCGGGTTTGTGGTCCCTTGACAGATTATAAGCCTGAAAAGAGAAGTGGCATCAGACAACTATAGACAATTTACAGCAGGAAACaagaatatataaatattctCAATTATAAACATGTGATCACATATAAATAGCCTTGGAATTTAGACCGCTCATCACTTTTAACCATTTGATATAGAAAAGAAAAGTCTTGATTCTATATTTTAAGCAATCAACTAACAAGAATGCAAAACGAcagaaatataataaattacCTGACCCTTCCTTGATATCACACAGCGCGAATCACCAGCATTTGCCACAACAAGTTGCTTGTTTCTAAGAATTGCAACACAGGCTGTGCACCCAGAAGTTGGACCAGTAAAATCAGAGTGAGGCCCCTGAAAATGTagttaagtttaaatttatggAATTGATTGAAATTATGAAATCAAATGAAACAAATTACTTGTGTACTATATAAAATCTCTTAGTGTGTGCACGCATATCCCCAAGTACTATAGATAATCTCTTCACTGTTTGGTTTAAGATGGATCATCGGAATGTAAAATGGAACGTATGGCATTACCAAATGATTAAGTTCTATATTACCCAAGAATCGAAGTAATCAATTTAGTATGCACTAAAGCCAGATAAAGCAGATCAGAATCTGCTCCACAAAGAGACTATAAAGTCAATCAACTCTATGGTTCTTGCACCTACCTCCTCAAAAGCCCAATCATCAGCTTGATCGTTACCATCACTGCTCCTCGGAGACCAAATCAACCCTTCTATCATGCCAGTAAACTTGTTTATCTTATCTCCCAAAACAGCTAACTCTCTCCAACCCTTTTGTCCGCGCATCATTTCATCCATTCTGCATTAAGGATAGGAAATAAAAGTCTATTTTCTTGAAATTCTTAAGCATTTACAACTTGAACAAGCATTACCATCTCAAGTATCTATGATCTCATAGGGATCCAGCACAATATAGGCTTAAACCATATGGCCAATATTATGGCATGATAAGCTCAAGTGATCTTACGGAAGCACAGCCAAAATGATGGAGCTTGACTAATTGTATTCATCCCCTCCTCTTAGAAAACACTAGAAGGCAACTGAATTTAAGTACATCAAAGGTAGTAACCTGAAAAAAGCTTTTTGAACCGAAGTTCCTATGTCTCCAGCCGCATATGCTTCATTCTTGAGCACTTGTTGGTGCAGATATTTTGCACAGAACTTAGCAACTACCTTGCCTAAAAGATTATTGGATTTAAGTTACATATAatacaaattatacaataaCTGCAAATATTGCTAATATACTTCACAAAGTGCAAATGCAGGTCAAACAGAACTCATTCATTTGAGAGGGAGGGAAAGAGAGGGCCTCCATAATGATATAGTAACAGAACCATATTAGCTCCAGTGCACATGTCAAtacccaaaatttcaaattcttacCTCCATGGCCATCATAAACACCAAAGAATGAGGTGGATGCATCCAGATCAGGATATGCTGCATGCTAACAAAAGAAATCACAGTAACAAACAGCATGTTAATAACATGACACAAGTGTctgaaaacaaagtaaataatcACTTGAACTTCCTCTTATACAGGATGCAAAACTTTTGATGAATGCAGGAGAGTTTTTAGTTTTTCCAACAACTTATCAGATAAAGTAAAAAGACTTagtacagagagagagagagagagagacagagagagagagagagaaagagagagaagtagATTTTGAGAAGCCAAGAGGGGTTGGTTGGGGAAGCAAGTACCAGATTCTGTACAGTACTACTTCCCACAGTCCGGATTATTTCTCTACTGAGAAAAATAGAAATCACCAGTAAGACTAGTCACATAAACAAACAGACCAAGGGAAACTACAAAGCTAGAAGCAGCCAAACCCAACCCTATAGCTGCACCATCACATGCCACAAGATAATTGACTTCTATCCTAATTAAAAGGACAAATGATAATCAGCCAAGTGGAATTAGATTTATGCAGTCAATTGAACATGTCAAGTAATATCATATTCAGTTGAATCCTAACTATAGCATGCTAAATAAAGACGGAGAAAGATGCAACAGTATAAACTTCTGAGAATGGACATAAAAGGatttatgttttcaaaacaaCTTAGAATAGGAAGAGCAAAGTTTTATGTACTCACAGCATCCTCCATTGTGGCACGCCATCCTTGCATGGAAGACAAACCATATCTGACACAGCCATTCTCGCCATCTTCGGAGAACTTTTCAGTTTTAGGAGTGCTGAGATATACCCCCATTCCAATCTGAAATTAAATAAGAACTCAATCAAAAACTTTAATCCGCATCAAAAACTTTAATCCACAATTGAATGCTAAATAGCTACTTTAGTAGCCAGAAACCAAAAGATCTTAATAACACATTGTATGAAAGTTAGAAACTGCAGGATGTGGATGCACTAGAACTTCTAGATACTCGAACTTATTGCTATTAGGTTATGAAGATGGAAATCAATCACCAGGAAACCAAAGAAATGGCAAGAATTTGCCAAACTTTGTAAATCAAATACAGATGTATCAATTCCTCTTCCTCTGTTAGTCTGTTATCATCTCACATGCCACACTATTCGAGACTGGATCAATTCGATCAAAGCCAAACCGCCAGAATTAAACTTTACTAAGTAACGATCAAATGATCTTCATGTTCAAAAGCAGCAAATACacacacaacacacacacacacacacacacacacacacaaagtcaGATTAAGGAATAAAAATCGCAAACTTTAAGCAAGAATTGGACTGGAAATAAAGAAAGATCAACCTCTGAATTGGGAAACATCAAGACCGCCTTAAAGcgcaaattataaaaataaaaaaataaaaacccagatTTCAATGAAACGAAATTCACATCAAACGGGAAACAATCACAAGATTAATCAAAAGTAAGAAAACCCCAGATGCTAAACTGCAAGATATTGATGAAATGAAACCAAGAAAGAAATTTTACTTAAAAAACAGTATCAATTGAGATGCTTGAGGGTCCTTCACATGCCCGGTGGAGAAGTCCGGTGAAAAAACAGCCGGCTAGCGGAGTTTTGCCGGAATCTGGGAGAAGACGAAGCGGCAGGAGGTGGGatgagagagtagagagagagtgtgtcAATAATTCTTCAGGAATgacagaggaagaagagagaatgAGGAGAGAAGAGTCAAAGAGCAAATCAtcggaggagagagaaagagagagaaggaaaaagaggACTTTTGGAAGACTGGAATCATCTCTTTGGGTAATTCTTCTGGTCACACTATTCATGGATTTTGTAAGCAGAAAATGCTTGGGACGGTTTTAGGattttaatacttttttttGTGTACGAagttagattgtgttttcacgTAAGAAGTTTAACAGTGTTTTATTCAAGTCGggtatttatattttctttgtaggaaattttgtatattttttgttgtaattttaagTAGGAAGTcaaacaatgtttttttttttgtttcaaacaTTAGATTAATTATCGACAGAGTTTGAACTCACATCATTATGCAATGGCTTAATACTTTTCTACCACTATAATAAAATGCCACGAGTGAAGTCAAACAGTATTTTCaagttgtctttttttttttttttttttttttcgggcaTTTGTAGTTTctttattgaaaattttctgaATTCTACGTTAAGGAGCCGAACAATTTTCTTTCAAGCCCCCGTTTTACTCTCGGCCTGTCGGACACGTATATTTTCTTGGAAATTTAATCTTATATCACAGAGTTTTTAGGTTTACGTAGAAAATCACGTCCAaagatatataattttttaaattaaaatttgataaacGTAGATGATATAGTgcaacaaaattttaatttcggTACATCGATTCAATATTTTTATCATGTAAAAAATTGCAAGAAATCCTATAGTTCATGTGAAATTACTCTAATTTTTACCCCTTTCACCTATCTCATTCCCTCAAAAGCTAccaaagaaaaagcaaaaccaAACGCCGATAAAAAACACTTTGTAATGTGTGTCAAGTTTTTGGCTACGTCGGCAAAAAGACAAAGCAAAAACTTGTTAAAATATTAATCACCGACTTAAAAAATATGACAAAAACAACCAAAGAAACGAGAAAGGGACTCGTACTTTGGTCCATTTGTAGGCATTTTTAAATCAGGTGGCCGGCAGCACATAGATAACAAACCACCCACTAATACACGAAACAAAAGCCATTAATCCAAAAATAGACTCATAATTTTGTTTTCCCAAAAAGGAATATAGTTTTCTGCATTTAGAGACATTCGTAAATCGCGTGGCACCGTAGAGAAATTTGTAGTGCATATAATTGATAATATGTTAGAAAActttatgttttcttttattaaaaaactGCCGTTTGTGGTATTTGAACTCATGATACATGATTCAATATTtaacattaaataataataattccaTTTGTCATTATATTGTATCTCTAAAACCAAACTATCATATCAATTTTTTGGACAAGTTTTTGTTTGAGAGACAAGAAAATGAGAGACTTTTAAGCGCGTCAGGAATAATGTCTGGTATGCCAAATACGAAATTTACTTGAGAAAGAATTTCAATCTTTTGTATTAAGACATTTGATGTACCAAACTGTGTTTTTGACACACCGAAAAATATCTCTAAGTAAAGGGA of the Pyrus communis chromosome 1, drPyrComm1.1, whole genome shotgun sequence genome contains:
- the LOC137730158 gene encoding probable protein phosphatase 2C 60 — encoded protein: MGVYLSTPKTEKFSEDGENGCVRYGLSSMQGWRATMEDAHAAYPDLDASTSFFGVYDGHGGKVVAKFCAKYLHQQVLKNEAYAAGDIGTSVQKAFFRMDEMMRGQKGWRELAVLGDKINKFTGMIEGLIWSPRSSDGNDQADDWAFEEGPHSDFTGPTSGCTACVAILRNKQLVVANAGDSRCVISRKGQAYNLSRDHKPDLELEKERILKAGGFIHAGRVNGSLNLARAIGDMEFKQNKFLPAEKQIVTASPDINTVELCDDDEFIVLACDGIWDCMSSQQVVDFVHEQLLSESKLSVVCERALDRCLAPSTADGEGCDNMTMIVVQFKKPEQSTESEGGQSSPTEVAAGSYSKGKSFKGI